A genomic window from Candidatus Pelagisphaera phototrophica includes:
- a CDS encoding PIG-L deacetylase family protein, whose translation MHTQRGKMTGSRILVFGAHPDDIEFGCGAVLLDAAARGAKIDLVVLSRGEAGSHGNRSIREKEALKAAEMMGAALHFASTPGDTRLQADLEIKLLAAREIRRLKPDLVFAPTGHLNQHPDHRETSHLVRDANRLARYGKTPGLENWEPHASRALLFYDISSESSGMDGLVPILVDISSQVEKWIDLMKCHESQTGSLDYVDLQLSRARTLGIQAGVNSALRLYSEGPLLWSSIETVLSAYGPRL comes from the coding sequence TGACTGGTAGCCGCATTTTAGTTTTTGGGGCTCATCCGGACGACATAGAGTTCGGTTGCGGCGCTGTGCTATTGGACGCAGCAGCCCGTGGCGCTAAAATCGATCTAGTAGTGCTCTCTAGAGGCGAAGCGGGATCTCATGGAAATCGATCCATTCGTGAGAAGGAAGCCCTAAAGGCCGCAGAAATGATGGGGGCCGCGCTTCACTTTGCCTCAACTCCAGGGGACACCCGCCTCCAGGCTGACCTTGAAATCAAGCTTCTTGCAGCGAGAGAGATTCGTCGGCTCAAACCAGATTTGGTTTTTGCTCCTACGGGTCATCTGAATCAGCATCCTGACCATCGTGAGACCAGCCACCTCGTTCGGGATGCGAATCGTCTAGCGCGGTACGGGAAGACCCCTGGTCTTGAGAACTGGGAGCCGCATGCAAGCAGGGCTCTTCTGTTTTACGATATTTCGAGTGAGTCTTCGGGAATGGATGGATTAGTGCCCATTCTGGTCGATATTTCCTCCCAGGTGGAAAAGTGGATAGATCTGATGAAATGCCACGAAAGTCAGACTGGGAGTCTAGACTATGTCGACTTGCAACTCTCGCGTGCACGCACCCTAGGCATACAGGCAGGCGTGAACTCCGCGCTCCGTCTATATTCTGAAGGTCCCTTGCTTTGGAGTTCGATTGAGACTGTCCTTTCCGCTTATGGACCTCGATTGTAA